In a single window of the Candidatus Methylomirabilota bacterium genome:
- the acpP gene encoding acyl carrier protein: MAKSVEDKVKEIIIEQLGVEEDDVTSNARFIEDLGADSLDTVELVMALEEHFDIQIPDEDAEKIVTVGDAIQYIKDNS; the protein is encoded by the coding sequence ATGGCGAAGTCGGTCGAAGACAAGGTCAAGGAGATCATCATCGAGCAGCTCGGCGTCGAAGAGGACGACGTGACCTCGAACGCGCGGTTCATCGAGGACCTCGGCGCTGACTCGCTCGACACGGTCGAACTCGTGATGGCGCTGGAGGAGCACTTCGACATCCAGATCCCCGACGAAGACGCCGAGAAGATCGTCACCGTCGGCGACGCCATCCAGTACATCAAGGACAACTCCTGA